In the Topomyia yanbarensis strain Yona2022 chromosome 3, ASM3024719v1, whole genome shotgun sequence genome, one interval contains:
- the LOC131691251 gene encoding uncharacterized protein LOC131691251 isoform X1, producing MVLCDSDLDVTGISQKWNKLRRRCASFKTVSGPASLDSDTNYILAEHPGHYQIIASGPVPVQVHQVQQAHHQHHHHNHGEHRHHHHHHHHHHHRQNGGAHEQLLADQPLYGQLPDPNWELRHSSSSSTSTSSSTIGPIQFPVYASEEYWQIHERDVKLWRLGAHQTYAHRIRATPNHRRSAHSIDWEYNVQKYENMADPAQMAAARLFRHEKLQYYDEVSSVKKKNSLGASESESGIKVAKEIKLPSLKNFKSASMRLPGQKTSMNEVQQLLRSKFNRIHAGLRKRRALSVQEVFQMPGLATPTKPTFYVPSPLVSERCPHNPLRYEEETNEEVDGPLSLPFINENLAAVDQPQVQLRDRSLSPRKERTKTWFRNIDLNTPDCKPKKDLPTVSQHGKPPASIPVTETDQNVQPKEKQEKPNFAIGGRVSLRERVENMNLNRLRSKTSNTNAASPQPKKPSEPRKIRPRSHSPLKNIKINLSGLGMRGNEPQATPKPKRESFGLFGRLNRMMHGNGSPSPEKPNGQSASATTKKGDAATGTPVQQRPKAGVNGAVSYSGNVSKQSTIQKLTKLSSNGNRRDGAPSSGQTKAEAPTAAAAAVAERERKSKQPPSEVWLACLLMPVR from the exons ATGTAACAGGCATCTCGCAAAAGTGGAACAAACTTCGTCGACGATGTGCTTCGTTCAAGACAGTCTCCGGCCCAGCGTCACTCGATTCGGACACCAATTATATACTGGCCGAACATCCGGGCCATTATCAGATTATCGCGTCCGGTCCGGTGCCGGTACAGGTTCACCAGGTGCAACAGGCTCACCACCAGCACCATCATCACAATCACGGCGAGCATCGgcatcatcaccatcatcatcatcaccaccaTCACCGCCAAAACGGCGGCGCTCACGAACAATTGTTAGCAGATCAACCACTCTACGGACAACTGCCAGACCCGAACTGGGAGCTGCGACATTCAAGTTCAAGTTCAACATCTACGTCTTCCTCTACGATAGGTCCAATTCAGTTCCCAGTTTACGCTTCCGAGGAATATTGGCAAATTCACGAGCGTGATGTAAAATTATGGCGTCTTGGTGCTCATCAAACATACGCCCATAGAATCCGAGCTACACCGAATCATCGCCGTAGTGCGCACAGCATCGACTGGGAATACAACGTGCAGAAGTACGAAAATATGGCTGATCCGGCACAGATGGCTGCCGCTCGGCTTTTTCGCCACGAAAAACTTCAGTACTACGATGAAGTGTCCAGTGTTAAGAAGAAAAATTCTCTCGGTGCTAGTGAAAGTGAAAGTGGAATCAAAGTAGCCAAAGAGATCAAACTGCCTAGTCTAAAGAACTTCAAGTCCGCGTCGATGCGACTTCCCGGTCAGAAAACGTCCATGAACGAGGTTCAGCAGCTGCTCCGAAGCAAATTTAACAGGATACATGCAGGTCTGCGGAAGCGGCGAGCTCTTTCGGTTCAGGAGGTATTTCAAATGCCCGGGCTGGCAACTCCCACAAAACCTACGTTCTACGTCCCCTCGCCGCTTGTCAGCGAACGGTGTCCCCACAACCCACTGCGATACGAGGAAGAGACAAATGAAGAAGTTGACGGACCACTCAGTTTACCATTCATAAACGAAAACCTCGCAGCAGTGGATCAGCCCCAGGTTCAGCTTCGAGATCGATCACTAAGCCCTCGGAAGGAACGTACCAAAACCTGGTTTCGCAATATTGATTTGAACACTCCCGACTGCAAACCCAAGAAGGACCTTCCGACAGTCAGCCAACATGGTAAGCCTCCGGCCAGCATTCCCGTTACCGAAACAGATCAAAATGTCCAACCCAAAGAGAAGCAGGAAAAACCAAACTTTGCGATCGGTGGACGTGTTTCACTGCGCGAACGTGTCGAGAACATGAACCTCAATCGTCTTCGCTCCAAAACCTCCAACACCAATGCAGCTAGTCCACAACCAAAAAAACCAAGCGAACCGCGTAAAATCCGTCCCCGTAGCCATTCTCCGCTGAAGAACATCAAGATTAACCTTTCTGGCCTTGGTATGCGCGGAAACGAACCGCAAGCAACGCCAAAACCTAAACGTGAATCATTTGGCCTATTTGGCCGCCTGAACCGCATGATGCACGGCAACGGTAGTCCGTCACCGGAAAAGCCGAACGGCCAATCGGCGAGCGCAACCACCAAAAAAGGCGATGCTGCAACTGGTACACCCGTGCAGCAGCGACCGAAGGCTGGCGTCAACGGTGCCGTTAGCTACAGCGGCAATGTTAGTAAACAATCGACCATCCAGAAGCTGACGAAACTCAGCAGCAACGGGAATCGACGGGACGGGGCCCCGTCCTCCGGTCAGACCAAGGCGGAAGCACCGACAGCagcggcggcggcggtggctGAACGTGAGCGGAAATCCAAACAG CCGCCGAGCGAGGTGTGGCTGGCGTGTTTGTTGATGCCCGTTAGGTGA
- the LOC131691251 gene encoding uncharacterized protein LOC131691251 isoform X2 — protein MVLCDSDLDVTGISQKWNKLRRRCASFKTVSGPASLDSDTNYILAEHPGHYQIIASGPVPVQVHQVQQAHHQHHHHNHGEHRHHHHHHHHHHHRQNGGAHEQLLADQPLYGQLPDPNWELRHSSSSSTSTSSSTIGPIQFPVYASEEYWQIHERDVKLWRLGAHQTYAHRIRATPNHRRSAHSIDWEYNVQKYENMADPAQMAAARLFRHEKLQYYDEVSSVKKKNSLGASESESGIKVAKEIKLPSLKNFKSASMRLPGQKTSMNEVQQLLRSKFNRIHAGLRKRRALSVQEVFQMPGLATPTKPTFYVPSPLVSERCPHNPLRYEEETNEEVDGPLSLPFINENLAAVDQPQVQLRDRSLSPRKERTKTWFRNIDLNTPDCKPKKDLPTVSQHGKPPASIPVTETDQNVQPKEKQEKPNFAIGGRVSLRERVENMNLNRLRSKTSNTNAASPQPKKPSEPRKIRPRSHSPLKNIKINLSGLGMRGNEPQATPKPKRESFGLFGRLNRMMHGNGSPSPEKPNGQSASATTKKGDAATGTPVQQRPKAGVNGAVSYSGNVSKQSTIQKLTKLSSNGNRRDGAPSSGQTKAEAPTAAAAAVAERERKSKQGWA, from the coding sequence ATGTAACAGGCATCTCGCAAAAGTGGAACAAACTTCGTCGACGATGTGCTTCGTTCAAGACAGTCTCCGGCCCAGCGTCACTCGATTCGGACACCAATTATATACTGGCCGAACATCCGGGCCATTATCAGATTATCGCGTCCGGTCCGGTGCCGGTACAGGTTCACCAGGTGCAACAGGCTCACCACCAGCACCATCATCACAATCACGGCGAGCATCGgcatcatcaccatcatcatcatcaccaccaTCACCGCCAAAACGGCGGCGCTCACGAACAATTGTTAGCAGATCAACCACTCTACGGACAACTGCCAGACCCGAACTGGGAGCTGCGACATTCAAGTTCAAGTTCAACATCTACGTCTTCCTCTACGATAGGTCCAATTCAGTTCCCAGTTTACGCTTCCGAGGAATATTGGCAAATTCACGAGCGTGATGTAAAATTATGGCGTCTTGGTGCTCATCAAACATACGCCCATAGAATCCGAGCTACACCGAATCATCGCCGTAGTGCGCACAGCATCGACTGGGAATACAACGTGCAGAAGTACGAAAATATGGCTGATCCGGCACAGATGGCTGCCGCTCGGCTTTTTCGCCACGAAAAACTTCAGTACTACGATGAAGTGTCCAGTGTTAAGAAGAAAAATTCTCTCGGTGCTAGTGAAAGTGAAAGTGGAATCAAAGTAGCCAAAGAGATCAAACTGCCTAGTCTAAAGAACTTCAAGTCCGCGTCGATGCGACTTCCCGGTCAGAAAACGTCCATGAACGAGGTTCAGCAGCTGCTCCGAAGCAAATTTAACAGGATACATGCAGGTCTGCGGAAGCGGCGAGCTCTTTCGGTTCAGGAGGTATTTCAAATGCCCGGGCTGGCAACTCCCACAAAACCTACGTTCTACGTCCCCTCGCCGCTTGTCAGCGAACGGTGTCCCCACAACCCACTGCGATACGAGGAAGAGACAAATGAAGAAGTTGACGGACCACTCAGTTTACCATTCATAAACGAAAACCTCGCAGCAGTGGATCAGCCCCAGGTTCAGCTTCGAGATCGATCACTAAGCCCTCGGAAGGAACGTACCAAAACCTGGTTTCGCAATATTGATTTGAACACTCCCGACTGCAAACCCAAGAAGGACCTTCCGACAGTCAGCCAACATGGTAAGCCTCCGGCCAGCATTCCCGTTACCGAAACAGATCAAAATGTCCAACCCAAAGAGAAGCAGGAAAAACCAAACTTTGCGATCGGTGGACGTGTTTCACTGCGCGAACGTGTCGAGAACATGAACCTCAATCGTCTTCGCTCCAAAACCTCCAACACCAATGCAGCTAGTCCACAACCAAAAAAACCAAGCGAACCGCGTAAAATCCGTCCCCGTAGCCATTCTCCGCTGAAGAACATCAAGATTAACCTTTCTGGCCTTGGTATGCGCGGAAACGAACCGCAAGCAACGCCAAAACCTAAACGTGAATCATTTGGCCTATTTGGCCGCCTGAACCGCATGATGCACGGCAACGGTAGTCCGTCACCGGAAAAGCCGAACGGCCAATCGGCGAGCGCAACCACCAAAAAAGGCGATGCTGCAACTGGTACACCCGTGCAGCAGCGACCGAAGGCTGGCGTCAACGGTGCCGTTAGCTACAGCGGCAATGTTAGTAAACAATCGACCATCCAGAAGCTGACGAAACTCAGCAGCAACGGGAATCGACGGGACGGGGCCCCGTCCTCCGGTCAGACCAAGGCGGAAGCACCGACAGCagcggcggcggcggtggctGAACGTGAGCGGAAATCCAAACAG